Proteins co-encoded in one Ruegeria pomeroyi DSS-3 genomic window:
- a CDS encoding MBL fold metallo-hydrolase encodes MTLTRRTLLGRLGAGIALTATTPLRLWSATETSIGAARITSLSDGHLVLPAGFLFDPMPQEDLAPLRARYGLEGATLRPDCNITLMQSEGRNILFDAGSGTSFQDSAGDLVDALDAIGLAPDDITDVVFTHGHPDHLWGVLDDFDDPLFANARHLIGRVERDYWLDPETVDQIGADRASFAVGAARRLEALETLETFEDGDEILPGVAAVASFGHTPGHMSFEIRAGDAALMVVGDAIGNHHLAFARPHWPSGADQDLEMGAETRVRLMQRLASEHMTMIGYHLPEGGMGHVEAAEDGYRFVPLEG; translated from the coding sequence ATGACCCTGACCAGACGCACCCTGCTCGGCCGGCTCGGCGCCGGCATTGCCCTGACCGCCACTACCCCGCTGCGGCTGTGGTCGGCGACCGAGACAAGCATCGGCGCCGCGCGCATCACCAGCCTGTCGGATGGCCATCTGGTCCTGCCGGCCGGTTTCCTGTTCGACCCGATGCCGCAGGAAGATCTGGCGCCATTACGGGCGCGCTATGGGCTGGAAGGCGCGACGCTGCGGCCCGATTGCAATATCACACTGATGCAGAGCGAGGGGCGCAACATCCTGTTCGACGCAGGGTCCGGTACGAGCTTTCAGGACAGCGCTGGTGACCTTGTCGACGCGCTGGACGCCATCGGCCTTGCCCCCGACGATATCACCGACGTGGTGTTCACCCATGGCCATCCGGACCATCTCTGGGGCGTGCTCGACGATTTCGACGATCCGCTGTTCGCAAATGCCCGCCACCTGATCGGGCGGGTCGAACGGGATTACTGGCTCGACCCGGAAACTGTCGATCAGATCGGCGCCGACCGGGCCTCTTTCGCCGTGGGCGCCGCGCGGCGGCTGGAGGCGCTGGAAACCCTCGAGACCTTCGAGGATGGGGACGAGATCCTGCCCGGCGTTGCGGCGGTGGCAAGTTTCGGCCACACACCCGGGCACATGTCCTTCGAGATCCGCGCAGGCGACGCGGCGCTGATGGTGGTGGGAGACGCGATCGGCAATCATCACCTGGCCTTTGCCCGACCGCACTGGCCTTCGGGCGCGGATCAGGACCTCGAGATGGGGGCCGAGACCCGGGTCCGCCTGATGCAGCGCCTTGCCTCCGAACACATGACCATGATCGGCTATCACTTGCCCGAGGGGGGCATGGGACATGTGGAAGCGGCCGAAGACGGCTACAGGTTCGTCCCGCTGGAGGGGTGA
- a CDS encoding aminotransferase class III-fold pyridoxal phosphate-dependent enzyme — MLTEFWAEALRVHWGIEAVLERLDGEYDLNFLARARNGQDYVLKVMRPGCEAGLVEMQVAALDHIAEVAPGLPFPKVFAALDGAMLPEIADEAGAPRLAWLLERLPGRCYARAKPHSEELILKLGRVLGATDRALEGFAHDGLARNFKWNLMQAGWIGAELQAIADPARRALLREIAAEFSGLRDRLAALPVQAIHNDVNDYNILVKGGLDETRRVSGLIDLGDMCAAPRVCDLAIAGAYVVLDHPKPERALAALVRGYHAANRLSAAEVDLIWPLLRMRLAVSVVNSTLMAAQNPDDPYVTISQAPAWRFLENASVNGGLMAARLRVACGLPVTDGAERVHAYLNQNRGRFAAMFGTDLGEAPMGSLSVENSTWPQNPFHMPIEEAARVGEEFGTGLWLGYYNEPRLIYAEPGFRKGPWKASDRRTVHLAVDVFAPAGTVLHAPLSGRVEAVENRTGHLDYGGVVILHHETPQGDAFYTLYGHLDPEVCDRLKPGDPVAQGAGFARLGDAGQNGGWAPHVHFQLALTTQGMETDWPGVGDPDEMDLWHAVCPNPAALLNLPDDKVFYRPSDKAAVLAGRRAHFGGNLSLTYDDPVMLVRGWKHHLFDEWGRPYLDAYNNVPHVGHAHPRIQAVAADQLQRMNSNTRYLHPAQLAFAEKVLSKLPARFEVCFFVNSGTEANELALRLARAHTGNMGMVTPDHGYHGNTTGAIAISAYKFNKPGGVGQADWVELVEVADDYRGSFRRDDAERATKFADFVDPAIARLQEMGHGVAGFIAETFPSVGGQIIPPKGYLAAVYDKIRAAGGVCIADEVQTGLGRLGDYYFGFEHQGAEPDIVVMGKPIGNGHPLGVLVTTKAIAQSFDNGIEYFSTFGGSTLSCRIGKEVLDIVDDEGLQENARLMGERLMTGLRVLEGEFGCVGDVRGMGLFLGVELINPDGSEGTEICRYVKNRMRDHRILIGSEGPKDNILKIRPPLTIEAEDVDMILWALREVLAEVGDWAPAPACDHDHHHTGCGCC; from the coding sequence CGCGCCTGGCCTGGCTGCTCGAGCGTTTGCCGGGGCGCTGTTATGCGCGGGCCAAGCCGCATTCCGAAGAGCTGATCCTGAAACTCGGCCGGGTGCTGGGGGCCACCGACCGGGCGCTGGAGGGGTTTGCGCATGACGGGCTGGCGCGCAACTTCAAATGGAACCTGATGCAGGCGGGCTGGATCGGTGCCGAGTTGCAGGCGATTGCCGATCCGGCACGGCGGGCACTGCTGAGGGAAATCGCGGCGGAGTTCTCCGGACTGCGCGACCGGCTGGCCGCCCTGCCGGTTCAGGCGATCCACAATGACGTCAACGATTACAACATCCTGGTCAAGGGCGGGCTGGACGAGACCCGCCGGGTCTCGGGCCTGATCGACCTGGGCGACATGTGCGCAGCGCCCCGCGTGTGCGACCTGGCGATTGCCGGGGCCTATGTGGTGCTGGACCATCCCAAGCCCGAGCGCGCGCTGGCGGCGCTGGTGCGCGGCTATCACGCGGCCAACCGGTTGAGCGCGGCCGAGGTGGACCTGATCTGGCCGCTTCTCCGAATGCGGCTGGCGGTATCGGTGGTGAACTCGACCCTGATGGCGGCCCAGAACCCGGACGACCCCTATGTGACGATCAGCCAGGCCCCCGCCTGGCGGTTCCTGGAAAACGCTTCGGTCAATGGCGGGCTGATGGCGGCGCGGCTGCGGGTGGCCTGCGGCTTGCCGGTGACCGACGGGGCCGAGCGGGTGCATGCCTATCTGAACCAGAACCGGGGCCGGTTCGCCGCCATGTTCGGCACCGATCTGGGCGAGGCACCGATGGGTTCGCTGTCGGTCGAGAATTCGACCTGGCCGCAGAACCCGTTTCACATGCCCATAGAGGAAGCCGCGCGGGTGGGCGAGGAATTCGGCACCGGCCTGTGGCTGGGCTATTACAACGAACCGCGCCTGATCTATGCCGAACCGGGTTTTCGCAAGGGGCCGTGGAAGGCCAGCGACCGGCGCACCGTGCATCTGGCGGTGGATGTGTTCGCACCGGCCGGGACCGTGCTGCACGCGCCGCTCAGCGGGCGGGTCGAGGCGGTGGAGAACCGCACCGGGCATCTGGACTATGGCGGCGTGGTGATCCTGCATCACGAAACGCCGCAGGGCGATGCCTTCTATACGCTTTACGGCCATCTCGACCCCGAGGTCTGCGACCGCCTGAAACCGGGCGACCCGGTGGCGCAGGGCGCGGGCTTTGCCCGGCTGGGCGATGCCGGCCAGAATGGCGGCTGGGCGCCGCATGTTCACTTCCAGCTGGCCCTGACGACGCAGGGCATGGAGACCGACTGGCCTGGCGTCGGCGACCCGGACGAGATGGACCTGTGGCATGCGGTCTGCCCGAACCCGGCGGCGCTGTTGAACCTGCCCGATGACAAGGTGTTCTATCGCCCCAGCGACAAGGCCGCCGTGCTGGCCGGGCGGCGGGCGCATTTCGGCGGCAACCTGTCGCTGACCTATGACGATCCGGTGATGCTGGTGCGCGGCTGGAAACATCACCTGTTCGACGAATGGGGCCGCCCCTATCTGGACGCCTATAACAACGTCCCGCATGTGGGCCATGCCCATCCCCGTATTCAGGCGGTGGCGGCAGATCAGCTGCAGCGGATGAATTCGAACACCCGCTATCTGCATCCGGCGCAACTGGCCTTCGCCGAAAAGGTGCTGTCGAAACTGCCCGCGCGGTTCGAGGTCTGTTTCTTCGTCAACTCGGGGACCGAGGCCAACGAGCTGGCGCTGCGTCTGGCGCGGGCGCATACAGGCAACATGGGCATGGTGACGCCCGATCACGGCTATCACGGCAATACCACCGGCGCGATTGCCATCTCGGCCTACAAGTTCAACAAGCCGGGCGGCGTGGGTCAGGCCGATTGGGTCGAACTGGTCGAGGTGGCCGACGACTATCGCGGCAGTTTCAGGCGCGACGATGCGGAACGGGCCACAAAATTCGCGGATTTTGTGGACCCCGCCATCGCCCGGTTGCAGGAAATGGGCCACGGCGTCGCCGGTTTCATCGCCGAAACCTTTCCCAGCGTCGGCGGCCAGATTATCCCGCCCAAGGGCTATCTGGCGGCGGTCTATGACAAGATCCGCGCGGCGGGCGGGGTCTGCATCGCCGACGAGGTGCAGACCGGCCTGGGGCGGCTCGGTGACTACTACTTCGGTTTTGAACATCAGGGCGCCGAGCCCGATATCGTGGTGATGGGCAAGCCCATCGGCAACGGCCATCCGCTGGGCGTGCTGGTGACGACGAAGGCGATCGCTCAAAGTTTCGACAACGGGATCGAGTATTTTTCGACCTTTGGCGGCTCGACCCTGTCCTGCCGGATCGGCAAGGAGGTGCTGGATATCGTCGATGACGAGGGCCTGCAGGAAAACGCGCGCCTGATGGGCGAGCGGCTGATGACCGGTTTGCGCGTTCTGGAGGGTGAATTTGGCTGTGTCGGCGATGTGCGCGGTATGGGGCTGTTCCTGGGGGTCGAGCTGATCAACCCGGACGGATCCGAGGGGACCGAGATCTGCCGATACGTCAAGAACAGGATGCGCGACCACCGCATCCTGATCGGCAGCGAAGGGCCCAAGGACAACATCCTGAAGATCCGCCCCCCCCTGACCATCGAGGCCGAGGATGTGGACATGATCCTGTGGGCGCTGCGCGAGGTACTGGCCGAAGTGGGCGACTGGGCGCCCGCCCCTGCCTGCGATCACGATCATCACCATACGGGCTGTGGCTGCTGCTAG
- the hemP gene encoding hemin uptake protein HemP, whose protein sequence is MTIHSATPTADPAFQILPSHKAEELTKGGNLAHIRLGDQLYTLRITRAGKLILTK, encoded by the coding sequence ATGACGATCCACAGCGCCACCCCCACCGCCGATCCGGCGTTCCAGATCCTGCCCTCGCACAAGGCCGAGGAGCTGACCAAGGGCGGCAATCTTGCCCATATCCGGCTGGGCGACCAGCTTTACACCCTGCGCATCACCCGCGCGGGCAAGCTGATCCTGACGAAATGA